The Polyangium spumosum genome includes a window with the following:
- a CDS encoding serine/threonine-protein kinase, translating into MESKQPQGGTAQADRAAQERARGMIDRVISDRYRIRELIAMGGMGAVYRGEHLLLKKRIAIKILHPETENLPELVKRFEREAIAGAHIQHPNVATATDFGKLPDGSYFLVLEYVKGKTLHQILQDGPLPPRRAARLTRQLASALDAIHRLDIVHRDLKPRNIMVVDGPAEVVKIIDLGLAKVKVNELSAGERDKHDSRASISDGDDEEYGNLTIAGTIFGTIAYLSPEAAEGMDAVDARSDLYALGLMFYEMLSGKHPFTAVNPVELFMQHRFQPPPPLAERNPDVAAPPELEAIARKLLEKQPASRYQTGAEVAAAIDEALREMGPPAEGEEEPPLSESYEGEPSMRTSVPSMRPPVQSQRPPASTSSQRPPAVTLPSEGVNGPSSKPTPKPILPLAQPLAPEAAEEPPAPMEAVELTEAPAPPAQKKKKSSAKTVLTVVVGVALGCGAAYAARVMQQRKNATASVAPQATATATATTRASAAPVAKPAPSAAAVAPAPSASAAPEPPASAAVPAATLSKEEVEAAKLKFKNAFRYQDWRGASRVVLELGKGAPDAFKDREFSQLVQGLAIQLSRENADGELLKLFADDLGSVGLDMLYAFVEGQGRAPIAVAAGKFLEDEKRLEKASPAMRIALDLRNASCVDKLKLLDRAQKDGDFRARLALETHGRACFPQNPNMEKVIYDLRVRFPKR; encoded by the coding sequence ATGGAATCCAAGCAACCCCAAGGCGGCACGGCGCAGGCGGACCGGGCGGCGCAAGAGCGCGCGCGCGGCATGATCGACCGGGTGATCTCGGACCGGTACCGCATCCGCGAGCTCATCGCGATGGGCGGCATGGGCGCGGTCTACCGCGGCGAGCACCTGCTGCTGAAGAAACGCATCGCGATCAAGATCCTCCACCCGGAGACGGAGAATCTCCCGGAGCTCGTCAAGCGCTTCGAGCGGGAGGCGATCGCCGGCGCGCACATCCAGCACCCGAACGTCGCGACCGCGACCGATTTCGGAAAGCTGCCCGACGGGAGTTATTTCCTCGTCCTCGAGTACGTCAAGGGCAAGACGCTCCATCAGATCCTGCAAGATGGCCCGCTCCCGCCGCGCCGCGCCGCGCGCCTCACGCGGCAGCTCGCCTCGGCCCTCGACGCGATCCACCGCCTCGACATCGTCCATCGTGACCTCAAGCCTCGCAACATCATGGTCGTCGACGGCCCGGCGGAGGTCGTCAAGATCATCGACCTCGGCCTCGCCAAGGTGAAGGTCAACGAGCTCTCCGCGGGCGAGCGCGACAAACACGACTCGCGCGCCTCGATCTCCGACGGTGACGACGAGGAGTACGGCAACCTCACGATCGCCGGCACCATCTTCGGCACGATCGCGTATCTCTCCCCGGAGGCCGCGGAGGGCATGGACGCGGTCGACGCGCGCAGCGACCTCTATGCGCTCGGCCTGATGTTCTACGAGATGCTCTCGGGCAAGCACCCCTTCACGGCGGTGAACCCGGTCGAGCTCTTCATGCAGCACCGCTTCCAGCCGCCTCCGCCCCTCGCCGAGCGCAATCCGGACGTCGCCGCGCCGCCGGAGCTCGAGGCGATCGCGCGCAAGTTGCTCGAGAAGCAGCCGGCGAGCCGATATCAGACGGGGGCCGAGGTCGCGGCGGCGATCGACGAGGCATTACGCGAGATGGGGCCTCCCGCCGAGGGCGAGGAGGAGCCCCCGCTCAGCGAGTCGTACGAGGGGGAGCCGAGCATGCGCACGTCGGTCCCCTCGATGCGGCCTCCGGTGCAATCACAAAGGCCACCCGCGTCGACGTCGTCGCAGAGGCCGCCCGCGGTGACCTTGCCCTCGGAAGGGGTGAACGGGCCGTCGTCGAAGCCGACGCCGAAGCCCATCTTGCCATTGGCGCAGCCGCTCGCTCCCGAAGCCGCGGAGGAGCCGCCGGCGCCGATGGAAGCGGTCGAGCTGACCGAGGCCCCGGCGCCTCCGGCGCAAAAAAAGAAAAAATCGTCGGCCAAGACCGTGCTCACGGTGGTGGTGGGCGTGGCGCTCGGCTGCGGGGCGGCGTACGCGGCCCGCGTGATGCAGCAGAGGAAAAATGCGACGGCGTCGGTCGCGCCCCAGGCGACGGCGACGGCGACGGCGACGACCAGAGCCTCGGCCGCGCCCGTGGCCAAGCCGGCGCCGTCGGCGGCGGCGGTCGCCCCTGCGCCGTCCGCGTCGGCCGCGCCCGAGCCTCCGGCGTCGGCCGCGGTCCCGGCCGCCACCCTGTCGAAGGAAGAGGTGGAGGCGGCGAAGCTGAAATTCAAGAATGCATTCCGCTACCAGGACTGGCGCGGCGCGAGCCGCGTGGTGCTGGAGCTCGGGAAAGGCGCGCCCGACGCATTCAAGGACCGCGAATTCTCGCAGCTCGTGCAGGGCCTCGCCATCCAGCTCTCGCGGGAGAACGCGGACGGCGAGCTCTTGAAGTTGTTCGCCGACGACCTCGGCAGCGTGGGCCTCGATATGCTTTATGCGTTCGTCGAGGGCCAGGGCAGGGCGCCGATCGCGGTCGCGGCGGGCAAGTTCCTCGAGGACGAGAAGCGGCTCGAGAAGGCCTCGCCGGCGATGCGGATCGCGCTCGACCTGCGGAATGCCTCGTGCGTCGACAAGCTGAAGCTCCTCGACCGCGCGCAGAAGGACGGCGACTTCCGCGCGCGCCTCGCGCTCGAGACGCACGGGCGCGCGTGTTTCCCGCAGAACCCGAACATGGAGAAGGTCATCTACGACCTCCGGGTGCGCTTCCCGAAGCGGTGA
- a CDS encoding YdeI/OmpD-associated family protein: MKKTGTTKATAPRKTTTKAAPAVEAPIITFEHPGAWSTWLASNHASSRGVWLKLAKKGAGVTSVTYAEAVEVALVWGWIDGQKRSFDEAAWLQKFTPRSPKSIWSKINREKALGLIASGVMQPPGLAEVERAKKDGRWDLAYDPPSRATVPDDLSAAFAKRPRAAAFFAALDATNRFAVLFRIQTAKKPETRERRITQLVEMLARHEKIHD, encoded by the coding sequence ATGAAAAAGACCGGAACGACGAAGGCGACGGCGCCCAGGAAGACGACGACCAAGGCGGCCCCCGCCGTGGAAGCTCCCATCATCACCTTCGAGCACCCGGGCGCGTGGTCGACCTGGCTCGCCTCGAACCACGCCTCGTCGCGTGGCGTGTGGCTCAAGCTCGCCAAGAAAGGCGCCGGCGTCACGTCCGTCACCTATGCGGAGGCGGTCGAGGTGGCGCTCGTGTGGGGCTGGATCGACGGCCAGAAGAGGAGCTTCGACGAGGCGGCGTGGCTCCAGAAGTTCACGCCGCGCAGCCCGAAGAGCATCTGGTCGAAGATCAACCGGGAGAAGGCCCTCGGCCTCATCGCGTCGGGCGTGATGCAGCCGCCGGGGCTCGCGGAGGTCGAGCGCGCGAAAAAGGACGGCCGCTGGGACCTGGCGTACGACCCGCCGAGCCGCGCGACCGTGCCCGACGATCTCTCCGCCGCGTTCGCGAAACGTCCCCGCGCCGCGGCGTTCTTCGCCGCGCTCGACGCCACGAACCGCTTCGCCGTGCTCTTTCGCATCCAGACCGCGAAAAAGCCCGAGACGCGCGAGCGGCGCATCACGCAGCTCGTCGAGATGCTGGCGAGGCACGAGAAAATTCACGACTGA
- a CDS encoding tetratricopeptide repeat protein gives MIARASLVFASAALLAGCGAEAPAASTPPSPAASASASQEPEKGRFVYIHGAGHGEDSAQIAAHDDRCDKNDLAGCHALGLALMTPKDKESDNNERALAAFEKACLGGYAASCNGLGVMYMQGMGVPKDAGRAVALYVKACEGEVSTACLHAAMAYEDGREVSADWTNALRHYERACALGASQGCRTAAKAFAEGDRVARDPAKARRLYDRACQEGDEEACKERDALGAAAP, from the coding sequence ATGATCGCCCGCGCCTCGCTCGTCTTCGCCTCCGCCGCCTTGCTCGCCGGCTGCGGCGCCGAGGCTCCCGCGGCCTCGACGCCGCCGTCGCCTGCCGCGTCCGCGTCCGCGTCGCAGGAGCCCGAAAAGGGCCGCTTCGTCTACATCCACGGCGCCGGCCATGGCGAGGACTCCGCGCAGATCGCCGCGCACGACGATCGTTGCGACAAGAACGATCTCGCGGGCTGCCACGCGCTCGGGCTCGCGCTGATGACGCCGAAGGACAAGGAGAGCGACAACAACGAGCGTGCCCTCGCGGCGTTCGAGAAGGCTTGCCTCGGTGGGTATGCGGCGAGCTGCAATGGGCTCGGGGTCATGTACATGCAGGGAATGGGCGTGCCGAAAGACGCGGGGCGCGCCGTCGCGCTTTACGTGAAGGCCTGCGAGGGTGAGGTGAGCACGGCGTGCCTGCACGCGGCCATGGCGTACGAGGACGGGCGCGAGGTCTCCGCCGACTGGACGAACGCGCTCCGCCATTACGAGCGCGCCTGCGCCCTCGGCGCGTCGCAGGGCTGCCGGACGGCGGCGAAGGCGTTCGCCGAGGGCGACAGGGTGGCGCGTGATCCCGCAAAGGCGCGCCGGCTGTACGACCGCGCCTGCCAGGAGGGCGACGAGGAGGCGTGCAAGGAGCGCGACGCGCTCGGCGCGGCGGCGCCCTAG
- a CDS encoding zinc-ribbon domain-containing protein, whose amino-acid sequence MFCPTCGTPNADGAPACIKCGNRLAPPPGWGAPQGYPGAPQGYPGAPQGQAGPPQQGWGPPPQQQGWGPPQQGFGNYAAPAQFGLAPAAYSGAVGPKGTTRDPVTVLIFSFFCFYGVYVAWAMLSELQAYTQDDNFKPWKIFVPIYNLWFWHSEVPDQVSKAKRMAGCPNPYANGFYEHANVALYSLAKDLNEVWATSP is encoded by the coding sequence GTGTTCTGTCCGACCTGTGGTACGCCGAACGCCGATGGCGCGCCCGCGTGCATCAAATGCGGCAATCGCCTTGCTCCGCCCCCGGGCTGGGGCGCTCCCCAAGGGTATCCCGGCGCGCCGCAGGGGTATCCCGGCGCGCCGCAGGGGCAAGCCGGCCCGCCGCAGCAGGGATGGGGACCTCCCCCGCAGCAGCAGGGATGGGGACCCCCCCAACAAGGGTTCGGCAACTACGCCGCCCCCGCCCAGTTCGGCCTCGCGCCCGCGGCGTACAGCGGGGCGGTCGGCCCGAAGGGCACGACGCGGGACCCGGTGACGGTCCTCATTTTCAGCTTCTTCTGCTTCTACGGCGTCTACGTCGCCTGGGCCATGCTGAGCGAGCTGCAGGCCTACACGCAGGACGACAACTTCAAGCCGTGGAAGATCTTCGTCCCGATCTACAACCTCTGGTTCTGGCACAGCGAGGTCCCGGACCAGGTGAGCAAAGCCAAACGAATGGCGGGCTGCCCGAACCCGTACGCGAACGGCTTTTACGAGCACGCCAACGTGGCCTTGTACTCCCTCGCCAAGGACCTGAACGAGGTCTGGGCGACGAGCCCCTGA
- a CDS encoding glutathione S-transferase family protein, with translation MLTIYGYKGWGSVIIEAACELLGETYALEEVEPGKPGPAFDALRALNPLGQVPTVVLSDGTVLTESVAILLWLLERHPHSTLAPPPGDPKRPVFLRWLVFFVTNIYPMYTLGDYPERWVKDEEAQKELKEATIRRTLDCWRTLEQGLSPGAYLLGDSMTILDVYAAAMSRWRPGREKIRAVAPRCIAAAERAEAHPAVARIFSVNFGA, from the coding sequence ATGCTGACGATCTACGGATACAAAGGCTGGGGCTCGGTGATCATCGAGGCCGCGTGTGAGCTCCTCGGGGAGACGTACGCGCTCGAAGAGGTCGAGCCCGGCAAGCCCGGCCCCGCGTTCGACGCGCTCCGCGCGCTGAACCCGCTCGGGCAGGTGCCCACGGTCGTGCTCTCGGACGGCACGGTCCTCACCGAGAGCGTGGCCATCCTCCTCTGGCTGCTCGAGCGCCACCCGCATTCGACCCTCGCCCCGCCGCCCGGGGACCCGAAGAGGCCGGTCTTCCTGCGCTGGCTCGTGTTTTTTGTGACGAACATCTACCCGATGTACACCCTCGGCGATTACCCCGAGCGGTGGGTGAAGGACGAGGAGGCGCAGAAGGAGCTCAAGGAGGCCACCATCCGGCGGACGCTCGATTGCTGGCGCACGCTGGAGCAGGGGCTCTCGCCCGGGGCCTATTTGCTGGGGGATTCGATGACGATCCTCGACGTGTACGCGGCCGCGATGTCCCGCTGGCGGCCCGGGCGCGAGAAGATCCGCGCCGTGGCGCCGCGCTGCATCGCCGCCGCCGAGCGCGCCGAGGCGCACCCGGCGGTGGCGCGGATTTTCTCGGTCAATTTCGGCGCTTGA
- a CDS encoding pyridoxamine 5'-phosphate oxidase family protein produces MGKLYDTLDDDLVDFIGRQHVFFVATAPLAGDGFVNVSPKGYDTLRVLGPRTLGYLDFVGSGVETIAHARENGRIVLMFCAFDGPPRILRIHGRAEAFEPGDAGFSALREHFGPPRPGERAILRVEATRISTACGYAVPLYDFVEDRPQLVDWAERKGPEALSEYMDTRNATSLDGLPGLTPRRPR; encoded by the coding sequence GTGGGAAAACTCTACGACACCCTCGACGACGACCTCGTCGATTTCATCGGGCGGCAACACGTGTTTTTCGTGGCCACCGCGCCGCTCGCCGGAGACGGCTTCGTGAACGTCTCGCCGAAGGGGTACGACACCCTCCGCGTGCTCGGCCCGCGCACGCTCGGGTACCTGGATTTCGTGGGGAGCGGCGTCGAGACGATCGCCCACGCCCGCGAGAACGGGCGGATCGTGCTGATGTTCTGCGCATTCGACGGGCCGCCGCGCATCCTGCGCATCCACGGCCGCGCCGAGGCCTTCGAGCCCGGCGACGCGGGCTTCTCCGCCCTGCGCGAGCATTTCGGGCCGCCGCGCCCCGGCGAGCGGGCGATCTTGCGCGTCGAGGCGACGCGGATCTCGACGGCCTGCGGCTACGCCGTGCCGTTGTACGATTTCGTCGAGGACCGCCCACAGCTCGTGGATTGGGCCGAGCGCAAGGGTCCGGAGGCGCTCTCCGAATACATGGATACGCGCAACGCGACGAGCCTCGACGGGCTGCCCGGGCTCACCCCGCGGAGGCCTCGTTGA
- a CDS encoding MerR family transcriptional regulator produces the protein MAAGERMNKGAKKRTWKVGELAKATGTSVRTLHWYDEIGLLSPSDHSRAGYRLYGEEDVARLQQILSLRQLGLSLDEIRDLLARPDVSPLSVVRMHITRLQEQMELTRKLLGRLSALAAWLAANERVSADELLKTIEVMNMFEKYYTKEQLAELEARRQALGEEGMQAVQAEWPALIEKVRAEMERGTPPEDPAVQALAGRWMELVEMFTGGDPGIRRSLENLYQKEKGFAAQQGFDPALFDYVNRAQAARKGGAGA, from the coding sequence GTGGCTGCGGGAGAGCGCATGAACAAGGGCGCGAAGAAGCGTACGTGGAAGGTGGGAGAGCTGGCGAAGGCCACGGGGACGTCCGTACGGACGCTCCACTGGTACGACGAGATCGGGCTGCTCTCGCCGTCCGACCATTCACGGGCGGGGTATCGACTTTATGGGGAGGAGGACGTGGCCAGGCTGCAGCAGATCTTATCGCTGCGGCAGCTCGGCCTCTCGCTCGACGAGATCCGGGACCTGCTCGCGCGGCCCGACGTCTCGCCGCTCTCCGTCGTCCGCATGCACATCACGCGTTTGCAGGAGCAGATGGAGCTCACCCGGAAGCTCCTCGGCCGCCTCTCGGCCCTCGCCGCCTGGCTCGCCGCGAACGAACGCGTATCGGCCGACGAACTCTTGAAGACGATCGAGGTGATGAACATGTTCGAGAAATACTACACGAAGGAGCAGCTCGCGGAGCTCGAGGCGCGGAGGCAGGCGCTCGGCGAGGAGGGGATGCAGGCCGTGCAAGCAGAATGGCCCGCGCTCATCGAGAAGGTCCGCGCGGAGATGGAGAGAGGCACGCCGCCCGAGGACCCGGCCGTCCAGGCGCTCGCCGGGCGCTGGATGGAGCTCGTCGAGATGTTCACGGGCGGAGACCCGGGGATCCGGCGGTCGCTCGAGAACCTCTATCAAAAGGAGAAGGGCTTCGCGGCGCAGCAGGGCTTCGATCCGGCGCTCTTCGATTACGTGAACCGGGCGCAGGCGGCGCGGAAGGGAGGCGCGGGCGCGTGA
- a CDS encoding vWA domain-containing protein translates to MISRILAGSLLLPLLAVSLAASCGGNGGTSSGSASSNATASGGSGGAGGSGGDGVGGFIAAGGSGVGGPDVCDPPDVLVVLDRTLTMHKTPEGGTPSDGPEYKSSKWYQAITAVEQLVAPPLDKGIRFGVELWPKDPGGGTCITLAERVQNTKPATNPSCQEGEVPISPGLDQGPTIQALLDPATTTLCTSTPTGNALLTAEQHLQEIAAAGREQYVVLVTDGADWDFSCPEPNPLPITQALMKKGIKTYIVGFSAEGDIQPGGVGAEFLNNMACAGGTAKGFPASCADDGNGNFTATDPSGAPLYLKAESSTELALALKSIGGKLCCNCGDTCDPPEILIALDRTLTMHKTPNGETPTDGPDYPSSKWYQAVTAIEKMVAPPRDNHARYGLELWPRDPGGETCITLAERVTNSKQATNPFCESGEIVVPPALGSGGAIQQYLDPAATRLCISTPTGEALFTATDHLLKSVTPGRDQYVVLVTDGADWDQSCPAPSPLPIVQQLAASGIRTFVVGFSAEGAILPGGVGAGFLNDMACAGQTAKGFPAGCQEGPGGYVAKDPGGEILYLQASDAAGLDKALAGVADGLCCDCVK, encoded by the coding sequence ATGATCTCCCGCATCCTCGCTGGCTCCCTCCTCCTTCCTCTTCTCGCCGTGTCCCTCGCCGCCTCGTGCGGCGGCAATGGCGGCACTTCGTCCGGCAGCGCCTCCTCGAACGCCACGGCCTCCGGCGGCTCCGGCGGCGCGGGTGGCTCCGGCGGGGACGGCGTGGGTGGATTCATCGCCGCGGGTGGCTCCGGCGTCGGCGGGCCCGACGTCTGCGATCCGCCCGACGTCCTCGTCGTGCTCGACAGGACCCTCACGATGCACAAGACCCCCGAGGGCGGGACGCCGAGCGACGGACCCGAGTACAAGAGCTCGAAATGGTACCAGGCGATCACCGCGGTCGAGCAGCTCGTCGCGCCGCCCCTCGACAAGGGCATTCGATTCGGCGTCGAGCTCTGGCCGAAGGACCCGGGCGGCGGCACCTGCATCACCCTCGCCGAGCGCGTGCAAAACACGAAACCAGCGACGAACCCCTCCTGCCAGGAGGGCGAGGTCCCGATCTCCCCGGGCCTCGACCAGGGCCCGACCATTCAGGCGCTGCTCGATCCGGCGACCACCACGCTCTGCACCAGCACGCCCACCGGCAATGCCCTCCTCACGGCCGAGCAGCACCTCCAGGAGATCGCCGCCGCCGGGCGCGAGCAATACGTCGTGCTCGTGACCGACGGCGCGGACTGGGATTTCTCCTGCCCCGAGCCGAACCCCTTGCCCATCACGCAGGCCCTCATGAAAAAGGGCATCAAGACCTACATCGTCGGGTTCTCCGCGGAGGGCGACATCCAGCCCGGCGGCGTGGGCGCCGAGTTCCTCAACAACATGGCCTGCGCCGGCGGCACCGCGAAGGGTTTCCCCGCCTCCTGCGCCGACGACGGCAATGGCAACTTCACGGCCACCGACCCGTCCGGCGCGCCGCTCTACCTCAAGGCGGAGAGCTCCACCGAGCTCGCGCTCGCCCTCAAATCGATCGGCGGCAAGCTCTGCTGCAATTGCGGGGACACCTGTGATCCGCCGGAGATCCTCATCGCCCTCGACCGCACGCTCACCATGCACAAGACCCCGAACGGCGAGACGCCCACGGACGGGCCCGATTACCCGAGCAGCAAGTGGTACCAGGCCGTCACCGCGATCGAGAAGATGGTGGCCCCGCCCCGCGACAACCACGCCCGGTACGGCCTCGAGCTCTGGCCCCGCGACCCCGGCGGCGAGACGTGTATCACCCTCGCCGAGCGGGTCACGAATTCGAAACAGGCCACGAACCCCTTCTGCGAGAGCGGCGAGATCGTCGTGCCCCCGGCCCTCGGGAGCGGCGGCGCCATCCAGCAATACCTCGATCCCGCGGCGACCCGCCTCTGCATCAGCACGCCCACCGGCGAGGCCCTCTTCACGGCCACGGATCACCTGTTGAAGAGCGTGACGCCCGGCCGTGACCAATACGTCGTGCTCGTGACCGACGGCGCCGACTGGGACCAGTCTTGCCCCGCGCCGAGCCCCTTGCCCATCGTACAGCAGCTCGCCGCTTCGGGCATTCGCACGTTCGTGGTCGGCTTCTCCGCGGAGGGCGCCATTTTGCCGGGTGGGGTCGGCGCCGGGTTCCTCAACGACATGGCCTGCGCCGGTCAGACCGCCAAGGGCTTCCCCGCCGGCTGCCAGGAGGGGCCGGGCGGCTACGTCGCCAAGGATCCGGGCGGGGAGATCCTCTACCTCCAGGCGAGCGACGCCGCGGGCCTCGACAAGGCGCTCGCCGGCGTCGCGGACGGCCTCTGCTGCGACTGCGTCAAATGA